From Chromohalobacter canadensis, one genomic window encodes:
- a CDS encoding alpha/beta fold hydrolase has translation MTSSPDEGEMRQGTLARPDQQCHWRRLERRAGTGTVVMLHGAGVAAELTWGPMVTYLDAWRTFLMPDLRGMGETRAADGHERPFSLDEVVDDVEALLDAQDIDRCDVMGYSFGGLVAMRLKQRLGARIGRTMLLEPALLEREDRATMVRVRDGYAEAARAMREAPTPEAGIVAFLDLIAPNRSRNPRAERMMIRRLAHRPLGFANALDCVTDAVRHLDRDALLEAQRNVTSIVGGKSLAAMQAYHSTLAQRRSDWRYIELPGTDHSLPFQKPRRLASLLQEASSLYNDGD, from the coding sequence ATGACAAGTTCGCCGGACGAGGGCGAGATGCGACAAGGCACACTGGCGCGCCCGGATCAGCAATGCCATTGGCGTCGCCTCGAGCGTCGCGCAGGCACGGGGACGGTCGTCATGCTGCACGGTGCCGGAGTGGCGGCCGAGCTGACTTGGGGGCCGATGGTGACGTATCTCGATGCCTGGCGGACGTTCCTGATGCCCGACTTGCGGGGCATGGGGGAGACGCGTGCGGCGGATGGTCATGAGCGGCCGTTCTCGCTGGATGAAGTCGTCGACGATGTCGAAGCCTTGCTCGACGCCCAGGATATCGATCGATGCGATGTCATGGGCTATTCATTTGGCGGCCTGGTGGCGATGCGGCTCAAGCAGCGTTTGGGAGCCCGTATCGGGCGCACTATGCTGCTCGAACCGGCACTTCTGGAACGCGAGGATCGCGCGACGATGGTGCGTGTGCGCGATGGCTATGCCGAAGCGGCGCGTGCCATGCGCGAGGCGCCGACGCCGGAAGCGGGTATCGTCGCCTTTCTGGATTTGATTGCACCCAATCGATCGCGCAACCCACGGGCCGAGCGCATGATGATACGCCGCCTCGCGCACCGCCCTCTGGGATTCGCCAATGCGCTGGATTGCGTGACCGATGCCGTTCGGCATCTCGACCGCGACGCCTTGCTTGAAGCGCAGCGTAACGTGACGAGTATCGTAGGCGGCAAAAGCCTCGCTGCTATGCAGGCCTACCACTCAACATTGGCGCAGCGACGGTCCGACTGGCGTTACATCGAACTGCCGGGCACTGACCATTCCCTGCCGTTTCAAAAACCCCGGCGACTCGCCTCCCTGTTGCAAGAAGCGTCTTCGCTTTACAATGATGGCGATTGA
- the pabB gene encoding aminodeoxychorismate synthase component I: MPTLELTPLPYHGDPLARFERLRQRPGAVLLDSGFPTAPGGRYDILASDPIAWLEVNRDGQVTSDVADIPGDPLAAQRALLERLPTPDVTSELPFLGGLIGYWSYDFGRHLEAVSGHACEAVTLPHSRVGLYDWALIHDHYARQAWLVATPARRAQVLAWLQAAPSPTSTFQLLSPFRGELDRDTYGERFRTVQHYIRSGDCYQINLAQRFSAHYQGDLWHAYRRLRQATPTPYGAYLAWGDKGILSLSPERFLEVVEGRVETRPIKGTRPRGNTSIQDRRYARELRDSLKDTAENVMIVDLLRNDLGRVCQPGSVRVPQLCGLESYANVHHLVSVVTGELDETRHALDLLGAAFPGGSITGAPKVRAMQLIDNLEPSRRSVYCGSIGYVDTRGRMDTSIAIRTAVADAGQLHLWGGGGLVADSDEEAEYQETLAKISRLMEALGADGAHERDESRILSE; the protein is encoded by the coding sequence ATGCCGACACTCGAATTGACGCCCCTGCCCTATCATGGCGATCCGCTGGCACGCTTCGAGCGCCTGCGCCAACGCCCCGGCGCCGTGCTGCTGGACAGCGGCTTCCCGACGGCTCCCGGTGGGCGTTACGACATCCTTGCTAGCGACCCCATCGCATGGCTGGAGGTGAACCGAGACGGCCAGGTCACTAGTGACGTCGCGGATATTCCCGGCGATCCGCTTGCCGCTCAGCGTGCCTTGCTCGAGCGCCTTCCTACCCCCGACGTAACGAGCGAGCTGCCGTTTCTGGGCGGCTTGATCGGCTATTGGAGCTACGATTTCGGGCGACACCTGGAGGCTGTTTCAGGCCATGCCTGCGAGGCGGTCACGCTGCCCCATAGCCGTGTCGGACTCTACGATTGGGCCCTCATCCACGATCATTACGCCCGCCAAGCCTGGCTCGTGGCCACGCCGGCACGCCGCGCCCAGGTGCTGGCATGGCTACAAGCCGCACCATCGCCGACCTCGACGTTTCAGCTGCTTTCCCCCTTTCGAGGCGAACTCGACCGCGACACCTACGGCGAGCGCTTCCGTACCGTGCAGCATTACATCCGCAGCGGCGATTGTTACCAGATCAATCTGGCCCAGCGTTTCAGCGCTCACTACCAGGGCGACTTATGGCACGCCTATCGGCGGCTGCGCCAAGCCACGCCGACGCCTTATGGCGCCTATCTCGCCTGGGGCGACAAGGGCATTCTATCGTTGTCGCCGGAACGCTTCCTCGAAGTCGTCGAAGGACGCGTGGAAACACGCCCCATCAAAGGCACCCGGCCGCGCGGCAACACCTCTATTCAGGACCGACGCTACGCCCGCGAGCTGCGCGACAGCCTCAAGGATACCGCCGAAAACGTGATGATCGTCGACTTGCTACGCAATGATCTGGGGCGCGTCTGTCAGCCGGGAAGCGTCCGCGTTCCCCAATTGTGCGGCCTGGAGAGCTACGCCAACGTCCATCACTTGGTCAGCGTGGTAACCGGTGAACTCGATGAGACACGGCATGCGCTGGACCTGCTGGGAGCAGCATTTCCCGGCGGCTCGATCACCGGCGCACCCAAGGTCCGCGCCATGCAACTCATCGACAACCTCGAACCCAGCCGCCGCAGCGTGTATTGCGGGAGCATCGGCTACGTCGATACGCGCGGGCGAATGGATACCTCCATCGCTATCCGCACCGCCGTGGCGGATGCCGGTCAACTCCACCTATGGGGCGGCGGCGGCCTGGTCGCCGACTCCGACGAGGAGGCCGAGTACCAGGAGACACTCGCCAAGATCTCGCGCCTGATGGAGGCGCTCGGCGCCGATGGGGCCCATGAGCGCGACGAATCGCGTATCCTGAGCGAATGA
- a CDS encoding FecCD family ABC transporter permease: MPESSAIDSVTRYHMRRRRQRHLIVGVAVLTLAMVIVDIATGPGHYSLRDVLMTLVAPSGASDALRVIVWDIRLPVALMAIVVGVSLALAGAEMQTILNNPLADPFTLGISSAASVGAALAITLGVGIVPFADTLLVTGNAFLLALAASLVIWGVSRLRGVSVQTLVLMGIAIMFFFNAMLGLMQYVASAEALQQLVFWSLGSLGKASWGKVGLATLALCVTLPVFLHAGWRLTALRLGDLHAQAMGIDVARLRLRILLCCSLLAATAVAFVGTIGFVGLVGPHIARLLVGEDQRVFLPMSALSGALIMSVTSILSKTLVPGILIPIGLLTALIGLPFFVSLILRSRKEMWG; encoded by the coding sequence ATGCCTGAGTCCTCTGCTATCGACAGCGTCACCCGGTATCACATGCGACGGCGGCGCCAGCGGCATCTCATCGTCGGCGTCGCCGTGCTGACGCTCGCCATGGTTATCGTCGATATCGCCACCGGCCCGGGCCACTACTCGTTGCGCGATGTGCTCATGACCCTCGTCGCGCCGAGTGGCGCCTCGGACGCGCTGCGCGTCATCGTGTGGGACATTCGTCTGCCGGTGGCCTTGATGGCAATCGTCGTCGGTGTGAGCCTGGCGCTCGCCGGCGCCGAGATGCAGACCATCCTCAACAATCCCCTGGCCGACCCGTTCACGCTGGGCATTTCCTCGGCGGCAAGTGTCGGCGCTGCGCTCGCCATCACCCTCGGCGTCGGCATCGTGCCTTTCGCCGATACGTTACTGGTCACCGGCAACGCGTTCTTGCTGGCCCTGGCCGCGTCGCTGGTCATCTGGGGTGTCAGTCGCCTGCGCGGTGTCAGCGTGCAGACCTTGGTGTTGATGGGCATCGCCATCATGTTTTTCTTCAACGCCATGCTCGGGTTGATGCAGTACGTCGCCTCCGCCGAGGCCTTGCAGCAACTGGTGTTCTGGTCGCTGGGCAGTCTCGGCAAGGCCAGTTGGGGGAAAGTCGGCCTGGCGACACTAGCGCTTTGCGTGACGCTGCCGGTATTCCTCCATGCCGGCTGGCGACTCACCGCGCTGCGTCTGGGTGATCTTCACGCCCAGGCCATGGGCATCGATGTCGCGCGCTTGCGGCTGCGTATTCTGCTGTGTTGCTCGCTGCTGGCCGCCACCGCCGTGGCCTTCGTGGGGACGATCGGTTTTGTCGGCCTGGTGGGCCCGCATATCGCGCGCTTGCTGGTAGGCGAGGACCAGCGCGTCTTTCTGCCCATGTCCGCACTCAGCGGGGCGCTGATCATGTCCGTCACCTCGATCCTCTCAAAAACCCTGGTGCCCGGCATTCTGATTCCGATCGGCCTGCTCACCGCACTCATCGGGCTGCCGTTTTTCGTCTCGTTGATCCTGCGCAGCCGCAAGGAGATGTGGGGATGA
- a CDS encoding ABC transporter ATP-binding protein, translating to MTLTLKHLDCRLGGTPVLESIADLEARPGEITALVGPNGAGKSTLLKAIAGLERADGSLMLHDQELMTLSLERRSRYLYYLPQELGSRAVLSVFEAVLLARRTCIHEPHERALLKVQATLQALELEPLAERELNQLSGGQRQRVAIAQAVTREPSLLLLDEPTSALDLHHQLQVLDWLTRLAAQRHIIIVIAIHDLSLAARFAQHVWMLKAGRVAASGTPGDVLTHARLRDVYAIEAHIEWPDDEPPRITPLTAIHSLGR from the coding sequence ATGACGCTAACGCTCAAGCATCTCGATTGCCGATTGGGTGGCACGCCCGTCCTCGAGAGCATCGCCGATCTCGAGGCACGCCCCGGCGAGATCACCGCTCTGGTCGGCCCTAACGGCGCGGGAAAATCGACACTGCTCAAGGCCATCGCCGGCCTCGAACGTGCCGACGGCTCGCTCATGTTGCATGACCAGGAATTGATGACGCTATCGCTCGAACGACGTTCCCGATATCTTTATTACTTACCTCAAGAGCTCGGCTCACGTGCCGTGCTCAGTGTGTTCGAAGCCGTCTTGCTGGCGCGCCGTACTTGCATTCACGAACCGCATGAACGCGCACTGCTCAAGGTGCAGGCGACGCTTCAGGCGCTGGAGTTGGAGCCACTGGCCGAGCGCGAACTGAACCAGCTCTCGGGTGGGCAACGACAACGCGTCGCCATTGCCCAAGCCGTGACGCGCGAACCTTCGCTGCTACTGCTCGACGAACCGACCAGCGCGTTGGATCTTCATCATCAATTGCAGGTGCTCGACTGGCTGACCCGCCTCGCTGCACAGCGCCATATCATCATCGTCATCGCCATTCATGACCTGAGCCTGGCAGCGCGTTTCGCCCAGCATGTATGGATGCTCAAGGCAGGCCGTGTCGCCGCCAGCGGCACTCCCGGCGACGTCCTGACCCATGCGCGTCTGCGCGATGTCTATGCCATCGAGGCACACATCGAATGGCCGGACGACGAGCCGCCCCGTATTACGCCCCTCACAGCGATTCACTCGCTGGGGCGATGA
- a CDS encoding phosphoadenosine phosphosulfate reductase domain-containing protein, which yields MSLDIDAINRELGHDPEALVRWALSLDGKAICTTNFRPFEAVILHMITQVQPDIPVIWMDSGYNTEATYRFAEEISQQLDLNLTIYHPRRSRAHRDAVEGEFPTIDDPRHAAFTEEVKLEPFQRALREAAPRVWLTALRAEDTAERAQMQPVSINQDGLIKVAPVLHWTAKDMYQYLQKHDLPNNFDYFDPTKVEDKRECGLHLQH from the coding sequence ATGTCGCTCGATATCGATGCCATCAATCGCGAGCTTGGTCACGACCCGGAGGCCCTGGTTCGCTGGGCGCTCTCGCTCGATGGCAAGGCGATCTGCACTACCAACTTTCGGCCTTTCGAGGCAGTGATCCTGCATATGATCACGCAGGTCCAGCCGGACATTCCCGTGATCTGGATGGATTCCGGCTACAACACCGAGGCCACTTATCGCTTCGCCGAAGAGATCAGCCAACAGCTGGACCTCAACTTGACGATTTATCATCCCCGCCGTTCACGCGCGCATCGCGATGCCGTCGAGGGCGAGTTTCCGACCATCGACGATCCGCGTCACGCGGCGTTCACGGAGGAAGTCAAGCTCGAGCCGTTCCAGCGGGCGCTGCGCGAGGCCGCGCCGCGTGTCTGGCTCACCGCACTGCGCGCCGAGGACACCGCCGAACGTGCCCAGATGCAGCCGGTATCGATCAATCAGGATGGCTTGATCAAGGTCGCGCCCGTGCTGCACTGGACCGCCAAGGACATGTATCAGTACCTGCAGAAGCATGACCTGCCCAACAACTTCGATTACTTCGACCCGACCAAGGTGGAAGACAAGCGTGAATGCGGGCTGCACCTTCAGCACTAA
- the cysB gene encoding HTH-type transcriptional regulator CysB: MKLQQLRYIWEVARHNLNVSATAQSLFTSQPGISKQIRLLEDELGVEIFARSGKHLTRVTPAGEAIIELAGKVLRTVDNIKHVSQEHSDERRGSLSIATTHTQARYALPPVIHEFRQKYPDVALHMQQGTPKQIAQMVSEGQADFAICTESLELFTDLVLLPCYRWNRCVLVPQDHPLASVETLTLEALAEYPLVTYLFGFTGRSQLDDAFKAHDLTPNVVLTAADADVIKTYVRLGLGVGIVAHMAVDPVVDRDLVALDASHLFASSTTKIGIRRGTFMRGFMFDFVNRFAPHLDRDSIEAALAAGPRHEQVLFEGIELPVR; the protein is encoded by the coding sequence GGCACAACCTCAACGTCTCAGCCACCGCGCAGAGTCTGTTTACTTCTCAGCCGGGTATTTCCAAGCAGATACGTTTGTTGGAGGATGAGCTGGGGGTAGAGATCTTCGCGCGTAGCGGCAAGCATCTGACCCGTGTGACACCAGCCGGTGAGGCAATCATCGAGTTGGCCGGCAAAGTGTTACGCACCGTCGACAACATCAAGCACGTCTCGCAGGAGCACAGCGACGAGCGGCGCGGTAGCCTATCGATCGCCACGACCCATACCCAGGCGCGTTATGCCTTGCCGCCGGTCATTCATGAGTTTCGGCAGAAGTATCCCGATGTCGCCTTGCACATGCAGCAGGGCACGCCCAAGCAGATCGCCCAGATGGTCAGTGAAGGGCAGGCCGATTTCGCGATCTGCACCGAGTCGCTGGAGCTTTTTACCGACTTGGTGCTATTGCCATGCTATCGCTGGAACCGTTGCGTGCTGGTCCCTCAAGATCACCCCTTGGCGTCGGTCGAAACATTGACGCTCGAAGCCCTGGCCGAGTATCCGCTGGTGACTTACCTGTTCGGCTTTACCGGTCGCTCGCAGCTCGACGATGCCTTCAAAGCGCATGATCTGACGCCCAACGTGGTACTCACCGCCGCCGATGCCGATGTCATCAAGACCTACGTTCGCCTGGGGCTCGGCGTTGGGATTGTGGCGCATATGGCGGTCGACCCTGTCGTCGATCGCGACTTGGTGGCACTCGATGCCAGCCACCTGTTCGCCAGCTCGACAACCAAGATCGGCATTCGTCGTGGCACCTTCATGCGCGGCTTCATGTTCGACTTCGTCAATCGCTTTGCCCCCCACCTCGATCGAGACAGCATTGAAGCTGCGCTGGCGGCGGGACCACGTCACGAACAGGTTCTGTTCGAAGGAATCGAGCTGCCGGTGCGCTAA